From a region of the Candidatus Azobacteroides pseudotrichonymphae genomovar. CFP2 genome:
- the serC gene encoding 3-phosphoserine/phosphohydroxythreonine transaminase: MKKYNFNPGPSILPQETVNNTARAITNFSNSGLSLMEISHRSKDFQLMINETIVLFKELLSIPEGYSVLFLGGGASLQFCMVPYNLLETKAAYLNSGAWASKAIKEARLFGEIIEVASSREANFSYIPKNYIVPSDSDYFHITTNNTIFGTEIHHDIESSVPLVADMSSDIFSRPINISKYGLIYGGAQKNLGPAGVTFVIVKDSLLGNVSRPIPSMLDYRIHIKNESMFNTPPVVPIYASLQTLKWLKTLGGVEEVYKKNKEKATFLYEEIDRNRLFKGIAATEDRSLMNVCFIMNDEYKNLESAFQQFASSKGMVGIKGHRSVGGFRASIYNALPKESIKALVSVMREFEKIHCKGI, encoded by the coding sequence ATGAAGAAGTACAATTTTAATCCAGGTCCTTCTATACTGCCTCAGGAGACTGTAAATAATACAGCAAGAGCAATTACAAATTTTTCTAATTCGGGTTTATCGCTGATGGAAATTAGCCATCGCAGTAAAGATTTTCAATTGATGATAAATGAAACGATAGTTCTGTTTAAAGAACTATTGAGTATTCCTGAGGGCTATTCTGTTTTGTTTTTGGGAGGAGGGGCAAGTTTGCAGTTTTGCATGGTCCCATACAACTTGTTGGAAACTAAAGCAGCTTATCTCAATTCTGGTGCGTGGGCAAGTAAAGCTATTAAAGAGGCTCGATTGTTTGGAGAAATTATCGAAGTCGCTTCCTCAAGAGAAGCTAATTTTTCCTATATCCCTAAAAATTATATTGTCCCTTCCGATTCCGATTATTTTCATATCACGACTAACAATACTATTTTTGGGACAGAAATACATCACGATATTGAATCGTCTGTACCACTGGTAGCTGATATGTCGTCTGATATTTTTTCTCGTCCAATAAATATATCCAAATACGGTCTTATATATGGGGGAGCTCAAAAAAATCTAGGTCCTGCAGGTGTTACCTTTGTGATTGTAAAAGATAGTCTTTTAGGGAATGTAAGTCGTCCAATACCATCTATGTTAGATTATCGTATACATATTAAGAATGAATCTATGTTTAATACTCCGCCCGTTGTTCCTATTTATGCTTCCTTGCAGACTTTAAAATGGTTGAAAACTTTAGGAGGAGTAGAGGAGGTGTACAAAAAAAATAAAGAAAAAGCGACATTTTTATACGAAGAAATTGACCGAAATCGTTTGTTTAAAGGTATAGCTGCTACAGAAGACCGTTCTTTGATGAACGTATGTTTTATTATGAATGATGAATATAAAAATTTGGAAAGTGCTTTTCAACAGTTTGCTTCGTCCAAAGGTATGGTTGGTATCAAAGGGCACCGTTCGGTGGGTGGTTTTCGTGCTTCTATTTATAATGCACTTCCCAAAGAATCAATAAAAGCATTAGTTTCCGTTATGCGAGAATTTGAAAAAATACATTGTAAGGGGATTTGA